The Bdellovibrio bacteriovorus W nucleotide sequence CACTTATCAGCACATGGAGTCGCAACACCAAAGCTTCGCAAGAAACTGTTCGCAACAAAACAGCGAATGATCTTAAAAAACTTCGCTGTGTTGTTGCGACGGAGATGAACGGCTCTGAGTTTTATAAAAATTAATTTCTTCTGGGGTTCTTTCTTTACGAACTCCAGGTGCCAAAATTTCCTGCCCTATTACACTTTGATCCTTGGGATACTTTCTTGAAAGCGCCATCAAATCCGAGTGATAAGACAGAATCAATGTTCCGCGCTGAAGAGTGTTTGCTAACTCTACAAATTCATTTTTCCCCAATGCTATGCCACCATCACTCCACCCCATGCGTTTGTTTTTCGCAGCAAATGCTTCTGAGACAAATGGCACCCCATAAATAACAAATTCTTTTTCTCGTGTTTGACTATTCGACTTATCAATTCCATCCATCGGAATGACAACATCCTTTTTAGGATCTTTGCGGAACCCTCTAGCGTATAAAAACCCTAAAGAACTCTTACGCTCTTCGGGCCTGTTTGAAAAGCTTCGCGTCTGAACGAAGCCTGAGGATTGGGCGTGCCCCACATAGTAGCTCAAGACCTCTCCAGACCATAAATTAATAAGATGAAAGCGCTTCGCCGTAGAAGGCTTTGAATAGTCAATCAACACAGCCGCCTGTGTATTGGCGATCCGACCCGCGTTGTAATCAAGCATGTTAAAGATTAAATCCAGCGCTTCCCTCTTTAGGCCTGCGCCTTCAAGCTTATCAATGATATAGTTTCCATCACTGTCTCGCCGCTTAAAGACGCTTGCTTCGGCCCATGAGGTGAATGAGAAAATTAAAATAGCAATAATCGTGTATTTCCATTTTTTCATGGATACACTTTTGCGAACTATCGGCAGTCGGTCTATTTACGTCTTAGTAATTAACCACTGCCGCCAATTACAAGATCGTTAGCTACGTCGCTTAATCGCGCCCATATATGAGTATTGCCATGGACGGAAAGAAAGAAGGATCCCAATATCTGAAGTCGGGATTTCATTCTCCCCCTCGAACCTTGCCTCTTCCTGCAACTCCACGACCAGACGTTCTAACTTACTTTTAAATTTTGCCAATGAGGAATTACTCAAACGCATAAAAGAAAAGCGAATATAATCTTCGGGTTTAAAATCATAATGAAAGTAGTTGGCCTTAGTCTGCTCCCAAAGCACTTTCCCCGCAGCTCCGTCTCGACGAAAACGCACAGAGCCTGGCTTCTTTAGTTTCACCTTGTCGCGAGGATGAAGTTCGATCAGATTCAAACGATCTAACTGAAAAAGATACTTCTTCAGCTCCGCACTCGAAATTTGATATTCCTTCTCGATTTTTGCGGGCGACTTTCCCTCTTGCAACATCATAAAGAAATGCAATAAGCGCGGGTTGTCTGCCAAAGCGGACTCTTGATCATCCGTCATCACCGAAGAGGCTTCTCCTTCTTCAAGACGAGCCCCCTTAACCACATCCGCAAAACTGAGATCAGCCACTTTGCAAATTTCTTCTAAGCGTTCCAGACTGAGACTCTTACTTGAAAGAATCCTTTTCACACTGGACTCACTGAGATCCAAAGACTTGGCGAGGTCTCTATAAAGAATGTTTTTCGCTTTTAAACTACGTTTTAACGACGCTAGAAATTGATCGATCTGGGACATCCTACCCTCCAAAACCAGAGTACTGTCTTTTGATACTTATTTCAAGGGTATTGAATAACAACCCCTAGCAGCCGACAATGTATATAGCAAAGGAGGTGGCCATGAGAGCACTTAGATACCTAATAGAAAGATTGTTCGACCAAAGACCCTTCTTTTATGGATGGGAACAACGGGACTTTGAACGACGCCGAGAGCAATCAGCAACGCGATTCCAAAACACTTGCAGAATCGGTCGGGACTAAATAAAGTTCCGACTGCATGCATTCGCAAGATTTAGAAAACACCAAGTTATTCAAGCGTCCCCTTTGGTTTTATATTAAAAACAATCCCCGAGCCTTTAGCCTGGGGATGATTTTCTTATTGGCCACTAATATTCTTGATGGAATTTATCCGCTGATCCTTAAAGCGGCTATTGACCAAATTGAATCTCAATCACCGCTAAGCGCACTCGGCAAGTCGTGCATCGCCCTCCTTGCAGTGATGACGGGACTCGCGGCCACACGCTTTGGCTGGAGAGTTCACTTTGGCCGGTTTCATACTTATGCCGCTGAACACATTCGACAAAAAATATTTCGCCATCTAACAA carries:
- a CDS encoding helix-turn-helix domain protein, with protein sequence MSQIDQFLASLKRSLKAKNILYRDLAKSLDLSESSVKRILSSKSLSLERLEEICKVADLSFADVVKGARLEEGEASSVMTDDQESALADNPRLLHFFMMLQEGKSPAKIEKEYQISSAELKKYLFQLDRLNLIELHPRDKVKLKKPGSVRFRRDGAAGKVLWEQTKANYFHYDFKPEDYIRFSFMRLSNSSLAKFKSKLERLVVELQEEARFEGENEIPTSDIGILLSFRPWQYSYMGAIKRRS